The Pseudomonas graminis region AGCGTGCCGCTCATGTTCGCGGGGCTGGCCCTGATTCACGGTCTGGTGGCTGCAAAGCGCCTGACACGGTTCTGGCTGGTAGGGTTGTACGTCACGCTATTGCTGTTCATGCAGCTGATCTATCCGTTGCTGGTGGTGTTTGCCATTGTCGACAGCCTGATTGATTTTCGCGGCCGTCTGGCGTCGAAAGACGCCGATAACGGTTCTGCGAACGGTGAAGGTTAAAGTTAAGAGGTTTTACCAAATGGAACTCATCCTGCTGGAAAAAGTCGCCAACCTGGGCAACCTGGGCGATAAAGTAAACGTTAAGGCTGGCTACGGTCGTAACTTCCTGCTGCCTTTCGGCAAAGCAACCGCTGCAACCGCTGCCAACCTGGCCGCGTTTGAAGAGCGTCGTGCAGAGCTGGAAAAAGCTGCCGCCGAGAAGAAAGCTTCTGCTGAAACTCGTGCTGCTCAACTGGCAGAGCTGGAAGTGACTATCACTGCCACCGCTGGTGACGAAGGCAAGCTGTTCGGTTCGATCGGTACTCACGACATCGCTGACGCACTGACCGCCTCTGGCGTTGAAGTGGCCAAGTCTGAAGTTCGTCTGCCGAACGGCACCATCCGTAACGTTGGCGAATACGACGTAGCCGTGCACCTGCACAGCGACGTTGAAGCTACCGTTCGCGTTGTTGTTGTAGCTGCTTAAGCAGTATGGTTTCTGCGCTTCGGTGCAGAAGTCTGACCGACTGATGACTCGCTCCTCGGTCGGTTAGCATTGGGCACGTTCCTGTTCGCAGGTCGTGCCCTTTGTCATTTCTGAGTATCCTGATTCAACCCCCTGATTTCCGTGTGGCCATGAACGACATCTCCGCTCCCGAGCAATATGACCTGCAAACCGCTGCCCTGAAGGTGCCGCCGCATTCCATCGAGGCCGAACAGGCCGTGCTCGGTGGTCTGATGCTGGACAACAACGCCTGGGAGCGCGTGCTTGATCAGGTGTCGGATGGCGATTTCTATCGTCATGACCACCGTCTGATATTCCGCGCCATTGCCAAGCTGGCGGATCAGAACCAGCCGATCGACGTCGTGACCCTGGCAGAGCAGCTCGACAAGGAGGGCCAGACCTCGCAAGTCGGTGGCCTGGGGTACCTGTCGGAACTCGCGAAGAACATTCCATCTGTCGCGAACATCAAGGCCTATGCCCAGATCGTTCGTCAGCGCGCGACGCTGCGCCAATTGATCGGCATCAGTACCGAGATCGCTGACAGTGCTTTTAACCCGGAAGGTCGTACCGCCGAAGAGATTCTTGACGAGGCCGAACGGCAGATCTTCCAGATCGCCGAAGCGCGGCCCAAGACAGGCGGGCCGGTTAGCGTCAACGACCTGCTGACCCGGGCGATTGACCGCATCGATACGCTGTTCAACATCGGCGACGGCATCACTGGCCTTTCCACGGGCTACGCCGACCTGGATGAAAAGACCAGCGGTCTGCAGCAGTCTGACCTGATCATCGTTGCAGGTCGTCCGTCGATGGGTAAGACCACCTTCGCGATGAATCTCGTGGAAAACGCGGTGCTGCGCAGCGACAAAGTGGTGCTGGTCTACTCGCTGGAGATGCCAGGCGAATCGCTGATCATGCGTATGCTGTCGTCGCTGGGCCGTATCGACCAGACCAAGGTGCGTTCCGGTCAGCTCGATGACGATGACTGGCCGCGCCTCACATCGGCGGTCAATCTGCTCAACGATCGCAAGCTGTTCATCGACGACACGGCAGGCATCAGCCCCTCCGAGATGCGAGCGCGTACGCGGCGCCTGGTCCGCGAGCACGGCGATATCGGCCTGATCATGATCGACTACCTGCAATTGATGCAGATTCCTGGCTCCAGTGGCGATAACCGGACGAACGAGATTTCTGAAATCTCCCGTTCCCTGAAAGCGCTCGCCAAGGAATTCAATTGCCCGGTGGTTGCGCTTTCTCAGCTCAACCGCTCCCTCGAGCAACGTCCCAACAAGCGCCCGGTGAACTCCGACTTGCGGGAATCTGGAGCGATCGAGCAGGACGCCGACGTCATCATGTTCGTGTACCGGGATGAGGTGTATCACCCCGAGACCGAACACAAGGGCATCGCTGAAATCATCATCGGCAAGCAGCGTAACGGCCCGATCGGGTTTATCCGGCTGGCGTTTATCGGCAAATACACCCGCTTCGAGAACCTCGCGCCGGGCAGTTACAACTTTGATGATGATGAATAAGTAGGGCTCTGGACCGGGACTTTGATGCCGGAAGGGCACCAGAGTCCAGAGTCATGCCGATCACTTATCCGACTACTGTCGTCGGACTTGATCAAAATTTGTGCTATTCTCCGCGCCCGCGAATTTCCAAGCGAAAATCGCCCCCAGACACGAACACTGGTCATCGATATGCAAGCAGCCAAGCCGTTATTTGACTATCCGAAGTACTGGGCCGAATGTTTCGGACCAGCGTCTTTCCTGCCAATGAGCCGGGAAGAAATGGATCAGCTTGGCTGGGATTCCTGCGACATCATTATTGTCACGGGTGATGCCTACGTCGATCACCCTTCTTTTGGCATGGCGATCATCGGCCGGCTGCTGGAGTCCCAGGGCTTCCGCGTCGGGATCATTGCGCAGCCCGACTGGAAATCAAAAGACGACTTCATGAAGCTCGGCGAGCCGAACCTGTTCTTCGGCGTCGCGGCCGGCAACATGGATTCGATGATCAACCGTTACACCGCCGACAAAAAGATCCGCTCCGATGACGCCTACACCCCAGGCGGCATGGCGGGCAAGCGTCCGGACCGTGCAAGTCTGGTCTACAGCCAGCGCTGCAAGGAAGCCTACAAGAACGTGCCGATCGTTCTGGGTGGCATCGAAGCATCGCTGCGCCGCATCGCTCACTACGACTACTGGCAGGACAAGGTTCGCAACTCGATCCTGATCGACGCATGCGCCGATATCCTGCTGTACGGCAACGCCGAGCGGGCTATCGTCGAAGTGGCCACTCGCCTGTCCTATGGGGAGACGATCGAAAGCATCACTGACGTGCGCGGCACGGCGTTCATTCGTCGTGACACGCCAGAGGGCTGGTACGAAGTCGACTCCACGCGCATTGACCGTCCAGGCAAG contains the following coding sequences:
- the rplI gene encoding 50S ribosomal protein L9 — encoded protein: MELILLEKVANLGNLGDKVNVKAGYGRNFLLPFGKATAATAANLAAFEERRAELEKAAAEKKASAETRAAQLAELEVTITATAGDEGKLFGSIGTHDIADALTASGVEVAKSEVRLPNGTIRNVGEYDVAVHLHSDVEATVRVVVVAA
- the dnaB gene encoding replicative DNA helicase, with translation MNDISAPEQYDLQTAALKVPPHSIEAEQAVLGGLMLDNNAWERVLDQVSDGDFYRHDHRLIFRAIAKLADQNQPIDVVTLAEQLDKEGQTSQVGGLGYLSELAKNIPSVANIKAYAQIVRQRATLRQLIGISTEIADSAFNPEGRTAEEILDEAERQIFQIAEARPKTGGPVSVNDLLTRAIDRIDTLFNIGDGITGLSTGYADLDEKTSGLQQSDLIIVAGRPSMGKTTFAMNLVENAVLRSDKVVLVYSLEMPGESLIMRMLSSLGRIDQTKVRSGQLDDDDWPRLTSAVNLLNDRKLFIDDTAGISPSEMRARTRRLVREHGDIGLIMIDYLQLMQIPGSSGDNRTNEISEISRSLKALAKEFNCPVVALSQLNRSLEQRPNKRPVNSDLRESGAIEQDADVIMFVYRDEVYHPETEHKGIAEIIIGKQRNGPIGFIRLAFIGKYTRFENLAPGSYNFDDDE